One Sanguibacter sp. HDW7 DNA window includes the following coding sequences:
- a CDS encoding glycoside hydrolase family 18 protein has product MSDVTPIPAGLRSVGYYASWRATGPGGPTLRRLFVDGAMGEHLTHLNYAFANIAGSAEALDAARARGVRGLDGVEPYTAFLSDHLDPHGGETDVAGNLVAEMLHLFSAEDSVAGVADTPEQPLAGILHQLRLLKERLPHLRVLVSLGGWAWSRSFSDAVATPERRTALVASLVDVWLRGNLPLVDGRGGPGSAAGIFDGIDLDWEWPAMPAETQMPGNGVDLDHDRDNFLAFAAELRRALDELGTETGRTFEISAFLPASHDAAVAGGWNTPEMFRALDFGNLQGYDLRGPWDATPGHQGNVYPDPDPARGSGRGIETVVATYVDAGVDPAQLNLGMADYGYGWRSCEREPWGPAEGLATQDDGSAALGWDRLRERDLEIVHDTVDGKFNATYGYDAQRREWWTFDDPTAIEAKTRWALAQGLGGIDHWEVAHDPDAELVGTGADTLRAVARERGTTL; this is encoded by the coding sequence TTGTCAGACGTCACCCCGATCCCCGCCGGCCTCCGCAGCGTGGGCTACTACGCGAGCTGGCGCGCGACCGGTCCGGGCGGCCCGACCCTGCGACGGCTCTTCGTCGACGGGGCCATGGGGGAGCACCTCACGCACCTCAACTACGCGTTCGCGAACATCGCCGGCTCCGCCGAGGCTCTCGACGCCGCCCGGGCACGAGGCGTGCGGGGGCTCGACGGTGTCGAGCCGTACACGGCGTTCCTCTCCGACCACCTCGACCCCCACGGCGGCGAGACCGACGTCGCGGGCAACCTCGTCGCCGAGATGCTCCACCTCTTCAGCGCCGAGGACTCCGTCGCAGGCGTCGCCGACACGCCCGAGCAGCCGCTCGCCGGGATCCTCCACCAGCTGCGCCTCCTCAAGGAGCGCCTGCCGCACCTGCGCGTGCTTGTCTCGCTCGGCGGCTGGGCCTGGTCACGCTCGTTCTCCGACGCCGTCGCGACCCCCGAGCGCCGCACGGCGCTCGTCGCCTCGCTCGTCGACGTGTGGCTGCGCGGCAACCTGCCGCTCGTCGACGGCCGCGGCGGCCCCGGCAGCGCGGCCGGGATCTTCGACGGCATCGACCTCGACTGGGAGTGGCCCGCCATGCCGGCCGAGACCCAGATGCCCGGCAACGGCGTCGACCTCGACCACGACCGCGACAACTTCCTCGCGTTCGCCGCCGAGCTGCGCCGCGCGCTCGACGAGCTCGGCACCGAGACCGGCCGGACCTTCGAGATCTCCGCGTTCCTCCCCGCGAGCCACGACGCCGCGGTCGCGGGCGGCTGGAACACCCCCGAGATGTTCCGCGCCCTCGACTTCGGCAACCTCCAGGGCTACGACCTGCGCGGCCCGTGGGACGCGACGCCCGGCCACCAGGGCAACGTCTACCCGGACCCCGACCCGGCGCGCGGCAGCGGTCGCGGCATCGAGACCGTCGTCGCGACGTACGTCGACGCGGGGGTCGACCCCGCGCAGCTCAACCTCGGCATGGCCGACTACGGCTACGGCTGGCGCAGCTGCGAGCGCGAGCCGTGGGGCCCGGCCGAGGGCCTCGCGACCCAGGACGACGGCTCGGCCGCGCTCGGCTGGGACAGGCTGCGCGAGCGCGACCTCGAGATCGTCCACGACACGGTCGACGGGAAGTTCAACGCGACGTACGGCTACGACGCGCAGCGACGCGAGTGGTGGACGTTCGACGACCCGACGGCCATCGAGGCCAAGACCCGCTGGGCGCTCGCGCAGGGCCTCGGCGGCATCGACCACTGGGAGGTCGCGCACGACCCCGACGCGGAGCTCGTTGGGACCGGGGCGGACACGCTGCGCGCCGTGGCGCGCGAGCGTGGCACGACGTTGTAG
- a CDS encoding CbiQ family ECF transporter T component, which translates to MSRVRVATPLGLHVPGTTLVHRAPAGLKLVGLAALGTVVAFVREPLPALVLLAGVAGAWALARLPLRALRQLRGVAVLLLVLAAFRWWHAGPGAAVGMVAGLGAVVLAAAVVTATTPTDEIVAVLVRGLRVLAHVPLLGRVVRPESFALSVALVLRTVPTLLDLAQGARDAARARGVRGPRAWLLPTLLRTVGHAVRTGEAIHARGLLDALRLS; encoded by the coding sequence ATGAGCCGCGTCCGCGTCGCGACCCCGCTGGGGCTCCACGTCCCCGGGACGACGCTTGTCCACCGTGCGCCCGCGGGCCTCAAGCTCGTGGGGCTCGCCGCGCTCGGCACGGTGGTCGCGTTCGTGCGCGAGCCCCTCCCTGCGCTCGTGCTGCTCGCGGGCGTCGCGGGCGCGTGGGCGCTCGCGCGCCTGCCCCTGCGAGCGCTGCGCCAGCTGCGGGGCGTCGCGGTGCTTCTGCTCGTGCTCGCCGCGTTCCGCTGGTGGCACGCCGGACCGGGTGCGGCCGTCGGCATGGTCGCGGGTCTCGGCGCCGTCGTCCTGGCGGCCGCCGTCGTCACCGCGACGACGCCGACCGACGAGATCGTCGCCGTCCTCGTCCGCGGCCTGCGCGTCCTCGCGCACGTCCCGCTGCTCGGGCGCGTCGTGCGGCCCGAGTCCTTCGCGCTCTCCGTCGCGCTCGTCCTACGGACCGTGCCGACGCTCCTCGACCTCGCGCAGGGCGCGCGCGACGCGGCACGCGCCCGTGGCGTCCGCGGTCCGCGCGCGTGGCTGCTGCCGACGCTCCTGCGGACCGTCGGGCACGCCGTCCGCACGGGCGAGGCGATCCATGCCCGCGGCCTGCTGGACGCGCTCCGCCTGTCCTGA
- a CDS encoding neutral zinc metallopeptidase codes for MTFNDDARFDTSKASKRSGGRKAAIGGGGSIAVILLVVVAQQFGLDLSGLVGGGGDTANIAVEGTGDSDLSRCSTGAAANQDDECRVVGAANSLDAYWEAEFPRIASAQYASPHVNLFEGSVSTACGNASSAVGPFYCPGDQDIYLDTSFYKTLRSQLGADGGSLAQMYVVAHEWGHHISTLTGAMAAAERGDSGPTSDSVRIELQADCYAGAWVGAAATTKDDGGTTFLKPPTKAEIADALDTAQAIGDDAIQGQSGTVRPESWTHGSSEQRQRWFTTGLERGAGACDTFAVSGSKL; via the coding sequence ATGACGTTCAACGACGACGCTCGGTTCGACACGAGCAAGGCGAGCAAACGCTCGGGCGGCAGGAAGGCAGCCATCGGCGGCGGTGGCAGCATCGCTGTCATCCTGCTCGTCGTGGTCGCCCAGCAGTTCGGCCTCGACCTCTCGGGCCTCGTCGGCGGCGGAGGCGACACTGCGAACATCGCGGTCGAGGGCACCGGGGACAGCGACCTCTCTCGCTGCTCGACGGGTGCCGCGGCGAACCAGGACGACGAGTGCCGCGTCGTCGGCGCCGCGAACTCGCTCGACGCCTACTGGGAGGCGGAGTTCCCGCGCATCGCGTCGGCCCAGTACGCGTCCCCGCACGTCAACCTCTTCGAGGGCTCCGTCTCGACCGCGTGCGGCAACGCGTCGTCGGCCGTCGGCCCCTTCTACTGCCCTGGTGACCAGGACATCTACCTCGACACGTCGTTCTACAAGACCCTGCGCTCGCAGCTCGGCGCCGACGGCGGGAGCCTTGCGCAGATGTACGTCGTCGCGCACGAGTGGGGCCACCACATCTCGACGCTCACGGGCGCGATGGCCGCCGCGGAGCGCGGCGACTCGGGCCCGACGAGCGACTCCGTGCGCATCGAGCTCCAGGCGGACTGCTACGCGGGTGCGTGGGTCGGTGCGGCTGCGACGACGAAGGACGACGGAGGCACGACGTTCCTCAAGCCGCCGACGAAGGCCGAGATCGCCGACGCCCTCGACACCGCCCAGGCGATCGGCGACGACGCGATCCAGGGCCAGTCCGGCACGGTGCGCCCCGAGTCGTGGACGCACGGCTCCTCCGAGCAGCGCCAGCGCTGGTTCACGACGGGCCTCGAGCGAGGCGCGGGCGCGTGCGACACGTTCGCGGTGAGCGGCAGCAAGCTCTGA
- a CDS encoding ABC-F family ATP-binding cassette domain-containing protein has protein sequence MITAQGVEIRVGARLLLEPTTFRVASGDRIGLVGRNGAGKTTLTKTLAGETQPTGGTITRSSEIGYLAQDPRTADPEQLAMDRVLSARGLNEIVRAMRDTEGQMASADPETQAAALDRYPRLEERFLAAGGYAAESEAERITVNLGLDERVLAQPIGTLSGGQRRRVELARILFSGVDTLLLDEPTNHLDHDSIVWLREYLRTYSGGLVVISHDVELLRVVCTKVFFLDATRSTIDQYNLGYDAYVKQRETDEKRRRRERANAEKKAATLAAQGEKMRAKATKAVAAQNMLRRAEKLLEGLEGERVSDKVAKLRFPKPAPCGRTPLTAEGLTKAYGSLEVFTGVDLAIDRGSRVVILGLNGAGKTTMLRILAGVEQPDTGEVVPGHGLKIGYYAQEHDTLDLDATVVENLRHSAPDLTDTEVRSVLGSFLFSGDDADKPTKVLSGGEKTRLALATLVVSSANVLLLDEPTNNLDPASREEILGALRSYEGAVVMVTHDEGAVDALTPERVLLLPDGDEDLWNDTYRELVALA, from the coding sequence GTGATCACCGCCCAGGGTGTCGAGATCCGGGTCGGAGCCCGTCTCCTGCTCGAGCCGACGACCTTCCGTGTGGCGTCAGGCGACAGGATCGGGCTCGTCGGCCGCAACGGCGCCGGCAAGACGACCCTCACGAAGACGCTCGCGGGGGAGACCCAGCCGACCGGCGGGACGATCACCCGGTCGAGCGAGATCGGCTACCTCGCGCAGGACCCGCGCACCGCCGACCCCGAGCAGCTCGCCATGGACCGTGTGCTCTCCGCGCGCGGCCTCAACGAGATCGTGCGCGCGATGCGCGACACCGAGGGCCAGATGGCCTCGGCCGACCCCGAGACGCAGGCGGCAGCGCTCGATCGCTACCCGCGCCTCGAGGAGCGCTTCCTCGCCGCCGGCGGCTACGCCGCCGAGTCCGAGGCCGAGCGCATCACCGTCAACCTCGGCCTCGACGAGCGCGTCCTGGCCCAGCCCATCGGCACGCTCTCCGGCGGTCAGCGCCGCCGCGTCGAGCTCGCCCGCATCCTCTTCTCCGGCGTCGACACACTCCTGCTCGACGAGCCCACCAACCACCTCGACCACGACTCGATCGTGTGGCTGCGCGAGTACCTGCGCACCTACTCCGGCGGGCTCGTCGTCATCTCACACGACGTCGAGCTCCTGCGCGTCGTGTGCACGAAGGTCTTCTTCCTCGACGCGACCCGCTCGACGATCGACCAGTACAACCTCGGCTACGACGCGTACGTCAAGCAGCGCGAGACCGACGAGAAGCGTCGCCGTCGCGAGCGCGCCAACGCCGAGAAGAAGGCCGCGACCCTCGCCGCCCAGGGCGAGAAGATGCGCGCCAAGGCCACGAAGGCCGTCGCCGCGCAGAACATGCTGCGTCGCGCTGAGAAGCTCCTCGAGGGCCTCGAGGGCGAGCGCGTCTCCGACAAGGTCGCCAAGCTGCGCTTCCCGAAGCCCGCGCCGTGCGGCCGCACCCCGCTCACCGCGGAGGGCCTCACGAAGGCGTACGGCTCGCTCGAGGTGTTCACGGGCGTCGACCTCGCGATCGACCGCGGCTCGCGCGTCGTCATCCTCGGCCTGAACGGCGCGGGCAAGACGACGATGCTCCGCATCCTCGCGGGCGTCGAGCAGCCCGACACGGGCGAGGTCGTGCCCGGCCACGGCCTGAAGATCGGCTACTACGCGCAGGAGCACGACACGCTCGACCTCGACGCGACGGTTGTCGAAAACCTCCGCCACTCCGCGCCCGACCTCACCGACACCGAGGTGCGCTCCGTCCTCGGCTCGTTCCTCTTCTCGGGTGACGACGCCGACAAGCCCACCAAGGTGCTCTCGGGCGGCGAGAAGACGCGCCTCGCGCTCGCGACGCTCGTCGTCTCCTCCGCGAACGTCCTCCTGCTCGACGAGCCGACGAACAACCTCGACCCTGCGAGCCGCGAAGAGATCCTCGGGGCGCTGCGCAGCTACGAGGGTGCGGTCGTCATGGTGACGCACGACGAGGGCGCGGTCGACGCCCTCACGCCCGAGCGCGTCCTCCTGCTGCCCGACGGCGACGAGGACCTGTGGAACGACACGTACAGGGAGCTCGTGGCGCTCGCCTGA
- a CDS encoding histidine phosphatase family protein, with translation MPTTTRTLVVLRHAKAEPAQGGSDEIRPLALTGRRQASSVGHHLQDAGLLPEVVLVSTALRTRQTWELARAGLREIEPEVDLRDELYAASAGDLLEAVRGVDARVRTVLVVGHEPAVSGLAAYLAGDGSDSSAVAQVRAGVPTASLSVLRAEGPWDGWSRGGARLEGVFRPQV, from the coding sequence ATGCCCACGACGACGCGGACGCTTGTCGTCCTCCGCCACGCGAAGGCCGAGCCCGCTCAGGGCGGCTCCGACGAGATCCGACCCCTCGCACTCACGGGGCGCCGACAGGCGTCCTCCGTGGGGCACCACCTCCAGGACGCAGGACTGCTGCCCGAGGTCGTGCTCGTCTCGACGGCATTGCGCACGCGTCAGACGTGGGAGCTTGCGCGCGCCGGCCTGCGCGAGATCGAGCCCGAGGTCGACCTGCGTGACGAGCTCTACGCGGCGTCCGCGGGCGACCTGCTCGAGGCCGTGCGCGGGGTCGACGCCCGGGTCCGCACTGTCCTCGTCGTCGGGCACGAGCCTGCGGTGTCGGGCCTCGCGGCCTACCTCGCGGGTGACGGCTCCGACTCGTCGGCCGTCGCGCAGGTGCGCGCGGGCGTCCCGACAGCGTCGCTCTCCGTCCTGCGGGCCGAGGGCCCGTGGGACGGTTGGAGCCGTGGGGGCGCACGCCTCGAGGGAGTCTTCCGCCCGCAGGTCTGA
- a CDS encoding aminoglycoside phosphotransferase family protein translates to MNRAIDVDLVRALVAEQFPHWRGLPITQVLPGGWDNRTFRLGNELTVRLPSSEAYVLQVKKEQYWLPLLARQLPVAIPEPVGIGRATERFPYPWSVYRWLPGRAPSADLVAHDVRFAATLGDALAALQRADPSGGPLPGPHNFRRGDSPVVYEAEALRAIDALGDTIDVVGVSEVWEAATSTRWRGEPVWFHGDVSEGNLLVDDGGELAALIDFGTMGIGDPACDLVIGVAAMRGDAREAFREHRALDADAWARARGWAIWKALIVAARLTGSHAPESEARKARRTIDMVLEDHRRAA, encoded by the coding sequence ATGAATCGAGCAATCGATGTCGATCTTGTCCGGGCGCTGGTCGCCGAGCAGTTCCCCCACTGGCGGGGACTGCCGATCACGCAGGTCCTGCCGGGCGGATGGGACAACCGCACGTTCCGGCTCGGCAACGAGCTGACCGTGCGCCTGCCGAGCAGCGAGGCTTACGTACTGCAGGTCAAGAAGGAGCAGTACTGGCTACCGCTCCTGGCGCGACAGCTGCCCGTCGCGATCCCCGAACCTGTCGGCATCGGACGGGCCACCGAGCGTTTTCCCTACCCGTGGTCGGTCTATCGGTGGCTGCCCGGCCGAGCGCCGTCAGCCGACCTCGTCGCGCACGACGTACGCTTCGCAGCCACGCTGGGCGACGCGCTCGCCGCACTCCAACGGGCGGACCCTTCGGGTGGGCCTCTACCCGGCCCGCACAACTTCCGGCGCGGCGACTCGCCCGTGGTCTACGAGGCGGAGGCGCTCCGCGCGATCGACGCGCTGGGCGACACGATCGACGTCGTCGGCGTGAGCGAGGTCTGGGAAGCCGCGACCAGCACCCGCTGGCGGGGTGAACCTGTCTGGTTCCACGGCGACGTCAGCGAGGGCAACCTCCTCGTCGACGACGGGGGCGAGCTTGCCGCCCTCATCGACTTCGGGACCATGGGCATCGGCGATCCCGCCTGCGATCTGGTGATCGGGGTCGCGGCGATGCGCGGCGACGCCCGCGAGGCGTTCCGCGAGCACCGGGCGCTCGACGCCGATGCGTGGGCGAGGGCGCGTGGCTGGGCGATCTGGAAGGCACTGATCGTCGCAGCACGACTCACGGGGTCACACGCTCCCGAGTCCGAGGCACGCAAGGCCCGCCGCACCATCGACATGGTGCTCGAGGATCACCGGCGAGCCGCCTGA
- the fabI gene encoding enoyl-ACP reductase FabI has protein sequence MGLLEGKKLLITGVLTDHSIAFHVARLAQLEGAEVVLTSFGRQMRLTQAIAKRLPAPAPVIELDITDDEHLATLADRLREHVDHLDGAVHSIGFAPQSVMGGNFLNGEWADVATALEVSAFSLKSLAVAVKPLMTGGGSIVGLTFDASFAWPVYDWMGVAKAAFESTSRYLARDLGPDGIRVNLVSAGPIRTTAAKSIPGFEKMEGGWPERAPLGWDQTDPEPTARAVAALLSDWFPATTGEIVHVDGGVHAMGL, from the coding sequence ATGGGCCTCCTCGAGGGCAAGAAGCTTCTCATCACCGGTGTCCTCACCGACCACTCGATCGCGTTCCACGTCGCGCGCCTCGCCCAGCTCGAAGGGGCCGAGGTCGTCCTCACGTCCTTCGGCCGGCAGATGCGTCTCACGCAGGCGATCGCCAAGCGACTTCCGGCGCCCGCGCCCGTCATCGAGCTCGACATCACCGACGACGAGCACCTCGCGACGCTCGCCGACCGGCTGCGCGAGCACGTCGACCACCTCGACGGTGCCGTCCACTCGATCGGGTTCGCGCCCCAGTCCGTCATGGGCGGCAACTTCCTCAACGGCGAGTGGGCGGACGTCGCCACGGCCCTCGAGGTCTCCGCGTTCTCGCTCAAGTCGCTCGCCGTCGCGGTCAAGCCGCTCATGACGGGCGGCGGCTCGATCGTCGGCCTGACGTTCGACGCGTCGTTCGCGTGGCCCGTCTACGACTGGATGGGCGTCGCCAAGGCCGCGTTCGAGTCGACGTCGCGCTACCTCGCGCGCGACCTCGGCCCCGACGGCATCCGCGTCAATCTCGTCTCCGCCGGCCCCATCCGCACGACGGCCGCGAAGTCCATCCCCGGCTTCGAGAAGATGGAGGGCGGCTGGCCCGAGCGCGCGCCCCTCGGCTGGGACCAGACGGACCCCGAGCCGACCGCCCGCGCAGTCGCCGCGCTGCTGAGCGACTGGTTCCCCGCGACGACCGGCGAGATCGTCCACGTCGACGGCGGGGTTCACGCTATGGGACTCTAG
- the fabG gene encoding 3-oxoacyl-ACP reductase FabG, translating into MAEPRTVLVTGANRGIGRAIAERFVAAGDRVATIYRGGDLPEGVVGAIADVTDTAAVDAAFTEIEAQLGPVEVLVANAGVTKDQLLLRMTDEEFEQVIDVNLTGTFRCVRRASKGMIRLRRGRIVLISSVVGLYGGPGQVNYAASKAALVGMARSITRELGGRGITANVVAPGFIETAMTDALPAERQAQYKASIPAGRFARPEEVAGVVHFLASDEAGYVSGAVVPVDGGLGMGH; encoded by the coding sequence GTGGCCGAGCCCCGTACCGTCCTCGTCACCGGCGCCAACCGCGGCATCGGCCGCGCGATCGCCGAGCGCTTCGTCGCCGCGGGCGACCGCGTCGCGACGATCTACCGCGGCGGAGACCTGCCCGAGGGCGTCGTCGGCGCGATCGCGGACGTCACCGACACCGCGGCCGTCGACGCCGCGTTCACGGAGATCGAGGCGCAGCTCGGCCCCGTCGAGGTGCTCGTCGCCAACGCCGGCGTCACCAAGGACCAGCTCCTCTTGCGCATGACCGACGAGGAGTTCGAGCAGGTCATCGACGTCAACCTCACCGGCACGTTCCGCTGCGTGCGTCGCGCCTCCAAGGGCATGATCCGCCTGCGCCGAGGGCGCATCGTCCTCATCTCCTCGGTCGTCGGCCTCTACGGCGGCCCCGGCCAGGTCAACTACGCGGCGTCGAAGGCCGCGCTCGTCGGCATGGCCCGCTCGATCACGCGCGAGCTCGGCGGCCGCGGCATCACCGCGAACGTCGTCGCCCCCGGCTTCATCGAGACGGCCATGACGGACGCGCTGCCGGCCGAGCGCCAGGCGCAGTACAAGGCGTCGATCCCCGCGGGCCGCTTCGCGCGACCCGAGGAGGTTGCAGGCGTCGTCCACTTCCTCGCCTCCGACGAGGCTGGCTACGTCTCGGGCGCCGTCGTGCCCGTCGACGGCGGGCTCGGCATGGGCCACTGA
- a CDS encoding energy-coupling factor ABC transporter ATP-binding protein, whose translation MLELEAAGVAVVDAEGRTRTLLHPTTLTLTERRVAVVGANGSGKSTLVRLLDGLIAPTTGAVRVHGLDTRRDGARVRGIVGLLFADPEAQLLMPTPLEDVALSLRHLPLRERAERATALLADVGLGGHLHQPVATLSGGQKQLLALTSVLAAEPAVLLADEPTTLLDLRWQAHVEALLDALPQQVVTVTHDLDAAARAERVLVVERGRVVADGAPADAIGAYRALMAGPPPELAPASSREAR comes from the coding sequence GTGCTCGAGCTCGAGGCGGCGGGCGTCGCGGTCGTCGACGCCGAGGGTCGCACGCGCACGCTCCTGCACCCGACGACACTCACACTCACCGAGCGGCGTGTCGCGGTCGTCGGGGCGAACGGCTCGGGCAAGTCGACGCTCGTGCGCCTGCTCGACGGGCTCATCGCGCCGACGACGGGCGCCGTGCGGGTCCACGGCCTCGACACGCGGCGCGACGGCGCGCGCGTGCGCGGGATCGTCGGGCTGCTCTTCGCGGACCCCGAGGCCCAGCTCCTCATGCCGACCCCCCTTGAGGACGTCGCGCTCTCGCTGCGGCACCTGCCGCTCCGTGAGCGCGCCGAGCGTGCGACGGCGCTCCTCGCGGACGTCGGCCTGGGCGGTCACCTCCACCAGCCCGTCGCGACGCTCTCGGGCGGGCAGAAGCAGCTGCTCGCGCTCACGTCCGTGCTTGCGGCCGAGCCCGCGGTGCTGCTCGCCGACGAGCCGACGACGCTCCTCGACCTGCGCTGGCAGGCGCACGTCGAGGCTCTGCTCGACGCGCTGCCGCAGCAGGTCGTCACGGTGACGCACGACCTCGACGCTGCAGCGCGGGCCGAGCGTGTGCTCGTCGTCGAACGGGGGCGCGTCGTCGCGGACGGGGCGCCGGCCGACGCCATCGGCGCGTACCGCGCGCTCATGGCGGGACCGCCGCCCGAGCTCGCGCCGGCCTCGTCGCGGGAGGCCCGATGA
- a CDS encoding SURF1 family protein produces MSDSPAEVHRTRSLREWLVLLVGVLVVAALCVAAGRWQWHRYESKKARVDTIQANFSATPVPLGDILPAAGSTLAAGDQWRPVELEGAYVPGAEVLLRNRPVGSTPGYHVLVPFEVAGDPAVTVVVDRGFVPMGADGASAAEVPATPAGPTTVIARLRLDEDPSDRGAPAGQVQRINVAQVLAAAGLPATTPTIGGYGALVVEDGEPAPGLFRLPDPDLDLGSHLSYTFQWFVFAIGAIGGFLLLLRRERREATTRAALAAGPVVVPDDTPDDVAAWLDPSRRRAEPSRPRRRASGPSDEEIEDAEAERLGR; encoded by the coding sequence ATGAGCGACTCCCCCGCCGAGGTCCACCGCACGCGCTCGCTGCGCGAGTGGCTCGTCCTGCTCGTCGGCGTCCTCGTCGTCGCGGCGCTGTGCGTCGCCGCAGGCCGCTGGCAGTGGCACCGCTACGAGTCGAAGAAGGCGCGCGTCGACACGATCCAGGCGAACTTCTCGGCGACGCCGGTACCTCTCGGCGACATCCTCCCGGCGGCGGGCTCGACGCTCGCGGCAGGTGACCAGTGGCGTCCCGTCGAGCTCGAGGGCGCGTACGTCCCGGGCGCCGAGGTGCTGCTGCGCAACCGGCCCGTCGGCTCGACGCCCGGCTATCACGTGCTCGTGCCGTTCGAGGTCGCGGGTGACCCCGCCGTCACCGTCGTCGTCGACCGCGGCTTCGTGCCGATGGGCGCCGACGGCGCCTCCGCGGCCGAGGTCCCGGCGACGCCGGCGGGCCCGACGACGGTCATCGCTCGCCTACGTCTCGACGAGGACCCGAGCGACCGCGGCGCGCCCGCCGGCCAGGTGCAGCGCATCAACGTCGCACAGGTGCTCGCCGCCGCGGGCCTGCCCGCGACGACCCCGACGATCGGCGGGTACGGCGCGCTCGTCGTCGAGGACGGCGAACCCGCGCCCGGCCTGTTCCGGCTCCCAGACCCGGACCTCGACCTCGGCTCGCACCTGTCGTACACGTTCCAGTGGTTCGTCTTCGCGATCGGCGCGATCGGCGGGTTCCTCCTGCTGCTGCGGCGCGAGCGCCGCGAGGCGACCACGCGCGCGGCGCTCGCGGCCGGTCCGGTCGTCGTGCCCGACGACACCCCCGACGATGTCGCCGCCTGGCTCGACCCGTCCCGCCGACGCGCAGAGCCGTCCCGGCCACGCCGCCGTGCGAGCGGGCCGTCGGACGAGGAGATCGAGGACGCCGAGGCCGAGCGCCTGGGGCGCTGA
- a CDS encoding biotin transporter BioY yields the protein MTVPDTARTPRRTPAERARDLALVATFAALIAACSLTSIAFSAVPVPITLQTFAVLLAGAVLGPWRGTAAVGLYLAVGAAGVPVFAGGAGGLASFAGPSGGYLMAFPFAALVVGLAVRAAGRRGTVGTAVAVAVGALVATAVTYAIGVPVLAGRTAMDLGAAWTFNWAFVPFDLVKAGLVVVAAPAVLRAFPALRGGRAPQPSPFATEVAAA from the coding sequence GTGACCGTTCCCGACACCGCCCGCACCCCCCGCCGCACGCCTGCCGAGCGCGCCCGTGACCTTGCGCTCGTCGCGACGTTCGCCGCGCTGATCGCCGCGTGCTCGCTCACGTCGATCGCGTTCTCGGCCGTGCCCGTGCCGATCACCCTGCAGACCTTCGCGGTGCTCCTCGCGGGTGCGGTGCTCGGTCCGTGGCGCGGCACGGCGGCGGTCGGCCTCTACCTCGCGGTCGGTGCGGCGGGCGTTCCGGTGTTCGCGGGCGGCGCGGGCGGGCTCGCGTCGTTCGCGGGTCCGTCGGGCGGTTACCTCATGGCGTTCCCGTTCGCGGCGCTCGTCGTCGGCCTCGCGGTGCGTGCGGCGGGCCGCCGTGGCACTGTCGGCACGGCTGTCGCCGTCGCCGTCGGCGCGCTCGTCGCGACGGCCGTGACGTACGCGATCGGTGTGCCGGTCCTCGCGGGCCGCACCGCGATGGACCTCGGTGCGGCGTGGACGTTCAACTGGGCGTTCGTGCCGTTCGATCTCGTCAAGGCCGGCCTCGTCGTCGTCGCGGCTCCCGCGGTGCTGCGCGCGTTCCCCGCGCTGCGCGGGGGTCGCGCGCCGCAGCCGTCGCCGTTCGCGACGGAGGTCGCGGCCGCGTGA
- a CDS encoding DUF3099 domain-containing protein, producing the protein MSDAPEPLAVEQARRMRSYLVQMGIRVVCIALAAAVPSWPLRWVCIAAAVVLPYTAVLVANAGRDRRTTGPVMLDPRALPAAPHDDAAPDGADGGTTPPTTTEDR; encoded by the coding sequence GTGAGCGACGCCCCCGAGCCTCTCGCGGTCGAGCAGGCGCGCCGCATGCGCTCCTACCTCGTCCAGATGGGCATCCGCGTCGTCTGCATCGCGCTCGCCGCGGCCGTGCCCTCGTGGCCGCTGCGCTGGGTGTGCATCGCCGCGGCCGTCGTCCTGCCGTACACGGCCGTGCTCGTCGCGAACGCAGGTCGCGACCGCCGGACGACGGGTCCGGTCATGCTCGACCCGCGGGCCCTGCCCGCGGCGCCCCACGACGACGCGGCGCCCGACGGCGCCGACGGCGGCACGACGCCGCCCACCACGACGGAGGACCGATGA